A single window of Syntrophus aciditrophicus SB DNA harbors:
- a CDS encoding ATP-dependent helicase yields MIDYEKELNEEQCHVVLEAGGPMLVLAGAGSGKTRTLTYRVARLVETGIKPERILLATFTNKAARSMLNRVRELVPVDLSRLSGGTFHHNGHFMLRAHAERLGYTRSFSILDTEDARQLISTCVVEAGIDTKGATFPKANVLYGILSLAVNTAADLSTTVAERYPFFSHRLEDIRKVAALYDLRKRQSDFMDFDDLLLNWRRLLLECPDVLQHYAERFEHILVDEYQDTNRIQAEIMDLLASRHRNIMVVGDDSQSIYAFRGANFANIMSFPEKYPDCRIFKLETNYRSTPEILHLANLSIENNENQFAKSLRAVREAGLRPVVVPARNALQQAEFVAQRILELHRDGIPLHEMAILYRAHFHAMDVQMELTRRGIPYEIRSGIRFFEQAHIKDVTAYLRILGNPLDELAWKRIFGLCPKIGKKTAEKLWQFLSESGEPLEAALREDFLKVVSKTARGGLAFFQEVLIKLREEAVHASTLPDLISLIIERGYRKYLRETYTDTASREEDLEQLAEFSGKFSSLEDFLSELSLMTNMDADGRDKAAGDDLQENKVILSTVHQAKGLEWSVVLLVGCAEGMIPLERAVQEAGGEEEERRLFYVAATRAKDYLYLCYPQTDYSRWAGFANLSPSRFIRELVPSSRKKELPFEHWVVEEQW; encoded by the coding sequence ATGATCGATTATGAGAAGGAACTGAACGAAGAGCAGTGTCACGTTGTGCTGGAAGCGGGAGGGCCCATGCTGGTTCTTGCCGGCGCGGGGAGCGGAAAAACCCGGACGCTGACCTATCGGGTGGCGCGCCTGGTTGAGACCGGGATCAAACCCGAGCGGATTTTGCTGGCCACGTTCACTAACAAGGCTGCCCGTTCCATGCTCAACCGGGTCCGGGAACTCGTTCCTGTGGATCTCAGCCGCCTCTCCGGCGGAACCTTTCATCACAACGGTCATTTCATGTTGCGGGCTCACGCCGAAAGGCTGGGCTATACACGGAGCTTTTCCATACTCGATACGGAAGACGCCCGGCAGTTGATCTCGACCTGCGTTGTCGAGGCGGGCATCGATACGAAAGGGGCGACCTTTCCCAAGGCCAATGTTCTTTATGGGATATTGAGCCTTGCCGTGAATACAGCGGCCGATCTTTCCACGACCGTAGCGGAACGCTATCCTTTTTTCAGCCATCGTCTTGAGGATATCCGAAAAGTCGCCGCTCTTTATGATCTGCGCAAGCGTCAGTCCGATTTCATGGATTTTGACGACCTGCTCCTCAACTGGCGTCGCCTGCTGCTGGAATGTCCCGATGTCCTGCAACATTACGCTGAACGCTTTGAACACATTCTCGTGGATGAATATCAGGACACGAATCGCATCCAGGCGGAAATCATGGATCTGCTGGCATCACGACACCGCAACATCATGGTCGTAGGGGATGACTCCCAGAGCATTTACGCCTTCCGCGGGGCCAACTTTGCCAACATCATGTCTTTCCCGGAAAAATATCCGGACTGCCGGATTTTCAAACTGGAGACCAATTACCGCAGCACCCCGGAAATTCTCCATCTGGCAAATCTCAGCATTGAAAACAATGAAAATCAGTTTGCCAAGTCTCTGCGGGCCGTCCGGGAAGCGGGTCTGAGACCGGTGGTCGTCCCTGCCCGGAATGCCCTGCAACAGGCCGAATTTGTTGCCCAGCGGATACTGGAGCTTCACAGAGACGGCATTCCTCTGCACGAAATGGCGATTCTGTACCGGGCCCATTTTCACGCCATGGATGTTCAGATGGAGTTGACACGGCGGGGAATCCCCTATGAAATCCGTTCGGGAATCCGCTTTTTCGAACAGGCCCACATCAAGGATGTAACCGCTTATCTGAGAATTCTGGGGAATCCGCTGGATGAACTGGCATGGAAACGGATTTTTGGGCTGTGTCCGAAGATCGGGAAAAAAACTGCCGAGAAACTCTGGCAATTTCTTTCGGAATCGGGAGAACCGCTGGAAGCTGCTTTAAGGGAAGATTTTCTGAAGGTGGTTTCGAAGACGGCCAGAGGCGGACTCGCTTTTTTTCAGGAAGTATTGATCAAGCTGCGGGAGGAGGCTGTTCATGCTTCGACGCTGCCGGATCTCATCAGCCTGATTATTGAGAGAGGATATCGAAAGTATCTGCGGGAAACGTATACCGATACGGCCTCACGGGAAGAAGATCTCGAACAGCTCGCGGAATTTTCCGGCAAGTTTTCCTCTCTGGAGGACTTTTTGAGTGAATTGTCCCTCATGACCAACATGGACGCCGACGGACGGGACAAGGCAGCCGGCGATGACCTCCAGGAAAACAAGGTCATTTTGAGCACCGTTCATCAGGCAAAGGGGTTGGAATGGTCCGTTGTCCTGCTCGTCGGATGCGCTGAAGGCATGATTCCCCTGGAACGGGCGGTTCAGGAAGCCGGCGGCGAAGAAGAAGAGAGGAGACTTTTTTATGTGGCCGCCACCCGGGCCAAGGATTACCTCTACCTCTGCTATCCCCAGACGGATTATTCAAGATGGGCCGGGTTTGCCAATCTCAGCCCATCCCGGTTCATTCGAGAACTGGTTCCCTCCTCCCGAAAAAAAGAACTGCCCTTCGAACACTGGGTTGTCGAAGAGCAGTGGTGA
- a CDS encoding triose-phosphate isomerase, giving the protein MAKWNPQKRVLNHEHTRFWRFELRDVDEPNLQKEVFPYDEVSRIDFDHRIIPIQPAEEIFITDTTFRDGQQARPPYTTQQIVDLYQMMSRLGGYNGIIRQTEFFLYSNRDKEAVRMCQDLGLQYPEITGWIRAAREDIPLVKEAGLKETGILTSVSDYHIFLKLNMTRSQALEEYLGIVKAILDAGIVPRCHFEDITRADIYGFCIPFAIELMKLREESGVDIKIRLCDTMGYGVTYPGASLPRGVDKLVRAFIDDADVPGRLLEWHGHNDFHKALINATTAWLYGCSAANSTLLGLGERTGNPPIEGLIIEYIGLMGKTNGIDTTVITDIANYFKNEIEYKIPSNYPFVGADFNVTRAGVHADGLIKSEEIYNIFNTTKILKRPIVPMITDKSGKAGIAYWINSHFGLSGDSTVDKRHPGISKINKWIADEYELGRVTTISTEELEAKVRKYMPELFMSDLERIKFKAAEAAIAVLRKIIDDPAMKTMQPELQEPVMQRFIEEYPSIQFAYVVDMNGKKTTRNITNIVDRAKYENYGVGTDQSDREWFIKPLQTGKLHVTDFYISKMTGALCFTVSEPITDDNDDMVGIFGVDIRVEDLVKEPEYIAEATQIALKAEYDAKYKSDHWL; this is encoded by the coding sequence ATGGCCAAATGGAATCCCCAGAAAAGAGTGTTGAATCATGAGCATACCCGATTCTGGCGCTTTGAATTGCGGGATGTGGATGAACCGAATCTTCAGAAAGAAGTATTCCCCTATGACGAAGTCAGCCGGATCGACTTTGATCACCGGATTATTCCCATCCAGCCCGCTGAAGAAATTTTTATTACCGATACGACATTTCGGGATGGGCAGCAGGCCAGACCTCCTTACACGACTCAGCAGATCGTCGACCTTTACCAGATGATGAGCCGCCTTGGCGGATACAATGGAATTATCCGGCAGACGGAGTTTTTTCTTTACAGCAATCGGGATAAGGAAGCCGTCAGAATGTGCCAGGACCTTGGCCTGCAATATCCTGAAATTACGGGTTGGATCCGGGCTGCCCGGGAAGACATCCCCCTGGTGAAAGAAGCCGGTCTGAAGGAAACAGGGATTCTGACCTCCGTGTCCGACTATCACATCTTCCTTAAATTGAACATGACCCGAAGTCAGGCCCTTGAAGAATATCTGGGAATCGTCAAGGCGATCCTGGATGCCGGCATCGTTCCCCGCTGCCACTTCGAAGATATCACCCGTGCGGACATTTATGGATTCTGCATCCCCTTCGCCATCGAGCTGATGAAGCTTCGGGAGGAAAGCGGTGTGGATATCAAGATCAGGCTCTGCGATACCATGGGATACGGTGTGACCTATCCGGGCGCTTCGCTGCCGCGTGGTGTCGACAAACTGGTGCGGGCGTTCATTGATGACGCCGATGTGCCCGGCCGACTTCTGGAATGGCATGGCCACAACGATTTTCATAAAGCCCTGATCAACGCGACTACCGCATGGCTTTACGGCTGCAGCGCCGCCAATTCCACTCTGCTCGGGCTGGGCGAGCGGACGGGCAATCCCCCTATTGAGGGGCTTATTATTGAATATATCGGGCTCATGGGAAAGACAAACGGGATCGACACGACGGTGATTACTGATATCGCAAATTACTTTAAAAATGAAATCGAATACAAAATCCCGTCCAATTACCCCTTTGTCGGCGCGGATTTCAATGTTACCCGGGCTGGTGTTCACGCTGACGGCCTGATCAAGAGTGAAGAGATCTACAACATCTTCAACACGACGAAGATTCTGAAGCGTCCCATCGTACCCATGATCACCGACAAGTCCGGAAAAGCTGGCATCGCTTACTGGATCAACTCGCATTTCGGACTGTCCGGCGACAGTACCGTGGATAAGCGACACCCCGGCATTTCGAAGATCAACAAATGGATCGCGGATGAGTATGAATTGGGGCGAGTCACCACCATTTCCACGGAAGAACTCGAGGCGAAGGTTCGCAAGTATATGCCGGAACTCTTCATGTCTGATCTGGAAAGGATCAAATTCAAAGCGGCGGAAGCAGCCATCGCCGTACTGCGCAAGATCATCGATGATCCGGCCATGAAAACGATGCAACCTGAACTCCAGGAACCGGTAATGCAGCGGTTTATCGAGGAATACCCCTCGATCCAGTTTGCATACGTGGTGGACATGAACGGCAAGAAGACCACGAGAAACATCACGAATATCGTTGATCGCGCCAAATATGAAAACTACGGCGTGGGAACGGATCAGTCCGATCGGGAATGGTTCATCAAGCCGCTGCAGACGGGCAAACTTCATGTGACTGATTTTTACATTTCCAAAATGACGGGCGCCCTCTGCTTTACCGTTTCAGAACCGATTACAGATGACAATGACGATATGGTCGGAATTTTTGGAGTGGATATTCGCGTTGAAGATCTGGTTAAAGAGCCTGAATATATCGCCGAAGCAACGCAGATCGCCCTGAAAGCGGAATATGACGCGAAATACAAATCAGATCACTGGCTGTAA